AACAAGAAAAGCACGCCCTCTATCCGGCCCTAAATTTCCTTGAACTTGAAGGGGGTTTTGTTTTTAAAGCAGGGGGGCAAAATCTCTACTATATCGATCGCTTATTAAAAAAACTAGGTTATCTTTTGAGCTACAAACAACGCCTAGAATTAGAGAAAAGAGGGTTTAATGGGGTGTTTGTCTCTAAAAATAGCCGTTATATTGTTGGACTTGGGGGGGGCTTGGTGTATGTGGTTAAAACCTTTTTGAGCACAATGCCAATTCTGCCTAAAGTCTACAAAGAAGCCTGCAGGCTTTTAAAAATCCCCCCGCTGGTGCGCCCGGCACTTTTTGGCCCTGAATGGACCAGCACCCTAAAAACCCTTAAAGATTTTCAGCGCGCACAATTAAACTAGAGGGTAAATTGAAGACTTGGATCATCTCTTCTTCTAAGGCCCGTTGTTCTCCATTATCTTTTTCGTGATCGTAGCCCAACAAGTGCAAATAACCATGCAAAAATAAGAGTCTGAGTTCATCTAGCAGGCTGTGCCCGCGCTTTTGCGCCTCCATTTGGGCGCATTCCACATTGATCACCACACTGCCTAATAAATTTTGAGCAGGCATCTCAATAGGAAAACTTAGCACATCTGTAGATTTGTCCACTCCCCGGTAATCTCTATTGAGCTCTTGAATGCGCTCTGAATCCACTAAAACCAATTCCACTCCCCCGCTCTTGCCCAAATGCGCCATTAAAGGCATTAAGTCGTTCTCTAAACCTCTAATATTTGCGCGCACCTCATCGATCACATCGATTTGAAACTCCATAAACTGCCTTTAAAGAAAAGCACCATCATAGCGTGATTTTGAGGCATGGATACTAAACCGCTTTTTAAATTTTAACCCTAGAGCTTTTATTTACAAGATTCTATCTCTCCACTTTGAGCGAGTTGTAGAATTTTATGTTGCACCGCCTCAACTTTTTGATTTTCAACCGGACCAAAGGAAGGAGTTTCTAATAATTCTATTTCCTCATCGCTTAGTTGTTTTAAAAACTTTTTGGCAAGACAGACTGCGGTGGATTTGGGCACATTTTGATTGATTAAGGCACGGCTAATCATTTCCTTAGCGTCTTGTTTTCCGATGCATTTTCTAAGGATTTTAGGATCCGGATTGGCTGCTCTCTTGCGTAACAAGGCCTCGTTTTTGAATTCTTCCTCTGTGGCATCGCCTATAATTTTCTCAGCCAAACAAGAACAGGTTTTGTAATCTAGGCCACTGCGCTGGCAACCTCGTATGTAATCCCCAGTCTCACTGCTTCTACCACATCCTGCTAGCAAAAATGCCAAAGGTAATAATACAAAAAGAGATTTCATGAGAACTCCACTAAAAGAATGATTTGAGTAAATGGAATGGCCAAAAAATCGCCATGCCAAAGTCATGACCAATCTCATAAGCACTCGTTCCATAAGAAACAAACACAAATTGATAGATAAACACCAACACCGCGATACCAATATAAAAAGAAACAAGCCCCTCTCTCATGCATTTTCCTTTGCATGAAAAGTAGAAGTCAAGGAAGAATGAGAGAAATTAGAGAGAGTTACCCCCCCCCCCCGCACCAATGAGCCGAGTTAGACATAGCAATCCTTTTTGTAGAAGTAAAACTCTAATTTTAAAGAGTTGAGCCTAATGCAAGGTTAACAAGCTATATTTTTGCTAGTTAGCAAGCGCCCCTAAACCCTCACAACACACATTGGTGAAATGAAACCAAAACGCGCTTTCATAGACATTTGGATTGCGCCACACACGGCAATGAAACCCGATGGAAAAATCCTCAAAAGGGAGTTTACGCGCCACAACTAAGGCTAAAATTTCTGCCCGCATTTTAAGCACCATGATTTTAAAGCCTTCTTTGGCTTCTAGCATGGTTTCTTCAGGCTCAAGCGTTCTAAAGCTTTGAGTAGAAAAGTCTGCCACAACTTTAGCCCCTAGCTCTTGGCTAAAATCATCGTTAGTGGGCACAAAATATACAATCTGCCGATCGTGATAATTAGCCTCTTTTAAGTAGGCGATGAGTTTGATTGGGTCGTAATGATAAGTTTCTTTAAGCTTTTGAATCTCCACTTCTGGCTCAGGTAAATTTAATAGAGTTGTGGGGACTTCCTGTTGATTTGTTCCATTAGAAGTAAAGCTATAAAGGGTGTCAGGTCTGGGCTCAAGGTAGCGCGCTTGCACAGCATTACAAAGATTTTCATAATCTTTAGGGCAGTGTTTATGGTTGCGTTGGGCTATCATCTTATCCCGCTGTGCCCTCTCTTTAAACATCCCTGCGTAGGGCATATAGGCTTTAGGGCGACAAACCTGCATTAAATCCTCCACTCCTTTAAAAGCACCCTTTAAATTGCGCTTTAAAATACTCTCTTGTTCTGCGTGGCTGTAATTTTCAAAGCAGAGAGGAAAACCACTCGCTCCCCCAGCAAAGGCACTACACAATAGGCTTAAATTTTGGGGCAAAATGTATTGGTTTAAAAAATTGCTATCCACACTCAAAATGATTTCATGCCCTTCTAGGCACAAATACAGCCCGCTATCATCTCTAAAATCCCCGGATTTAAGCAGTGCAAGTTGCGCGCTCTCAGAGACTTGATAAATCTGCTTAAAATCTAAGGGGATCACATTCTTAAAGCCTAAATTTTGCAAGCCTTTCTGTGTGCTTTTGGAGTCAAAATTAGCGCAAATGATCAATGTATCTTTACTGACTAACTCTAAAGTTTGAGGGCTGAGGTGATCGGGGTGGTTGTGAGAGATATAGATCAAATCCGCTTCTTGCAAGGCCTGCAGAGCTTGCTCAGAGCTAGGATGGGCATGCCACCACCCAGTTAGAAACGCTGACCCTAGTAGCCATGGATCGGTTAAAATGTGCAACCCTCCGCCATAAAGGGATACACAGGCATGGTTGTGGTAACGCAGGCTAAAATTGCCTCTTGTGGTGGGTTTAAAGGGGTTGTGCAAATTGCTGGGTTTGTATAGGGTTAGGGTATTGTTTTTATGAGTATAGGTGGTAGGATCGATGGGAGTTTTGGTGCTCCCATTTTGATAAGTTAAAGTGTTTAAATCAAGTTTCCAAGAATGCTTGGGGCAGGCAAGTTCCCCCCCCCCCCCCCGCAGGGGCGCAAACATCCACCCATGTGATCGCAACGATCATCAATGAGCCAAACTACTTTGCCCTGTTCTAACTTGGCATAGTAGCCCCCCTCTAGGGCGTGGACACCATCTTGCAGGCTTGGCAACTCTAGGGCTAAAACCTCTTGTTTGGCTTCAAACGCCCCTAAGTGCTCTAGCATTACTCCACCTCAGCGTCAATCACATCTTCATCTTTTTTTGCAGACTGAGGATTTTTCTCCTTTTGCATCATCGCTTCGGTGAGCTTTTTGGATGCCTCAGCTAGGGCTTTGATTTTACCCTCGACCTCTTCTTTAGTGGCGTTCTCATTTTTAACACTTGCCTCTAAGTCGCTCAAAGCGTTTTGGATTTTTTCCACTTCGCCAGCCTCTAAATTGGCTTTATGCTCTTCAAGACCTTTTTTGGTTTCATGCGCCAAACTCTCGGCCTGGTTTTTGAGCTCCACCACAGCTTTACGGCGGGTGTCCTCTTCTTTGTGCAACTCTGCGTCTTTAACCATTTTTTCAATTTCGCTATCGCTCAAGCCGCTAGAACCGGTGATCCTGATTTCTTGGGATTTACCAGTATTTTTATCCTTAGCAGAAACGGTTAAAATCCCGTTTGCGTCAATGTCAAAGGTAACCTCAATTTGAGGGATACCTCTTGGTTGAGGGGAGATGCCAGTTAGATCAAATTTACCCAGAGATTTATTGTCCTTAGCAAATTCGCGCTCACCCTGTAAAACTAAGATAGACACGGCGGGTTGGTTATCCTCAGCGGTAGAAAAAATCTGCGCCTTTTTAGCTGGAATGGTGGTGCCCTTTTCAATGACCTTAGTCATCACCCCGCCTAAAGTTTCAATACCCAAACTTAAAGGGATAACATCAAGCAGTAAGACATCTTTCACATCACCCTTTAATACGCCTGCTTGGATACTTGCCCCCACAGCCACGACCTCATCAGGGTTAACAGATTTATTTAACTCTTTATTGATAAAGCTTTTGACGCGTTCTTGCACTTTGGGGATGCGCGTAGAGCCACCCACCATCACCACTTCAGCAATGTCGCCACGGCTTAAACCCGCATCTTGGATCACGCTATCAATTTTTTTAATGGTGTCTTCAATCAAATCATCAATCAAGCTCTCAAACTTAGCACGGCTGATCTTTTTGACCAAGTGTTTAGGACCGCTGGCATCTGCGGTGATAAAGGGCAGGTTAATTTCGCTCTCTTGAGCCGAACTTAATTCCTTTTTGGCGTTTTCGCTAGCTTCTTTCAAGCGTTGCAACGCCATGATGTCTTTTTTAATGTCGATGCCATTCTCGCTCTCAAACTCTTTGGCGATAAAATCAATGATGCGGTTATCAAAGTCATCTCCACCCAAGAAAGCATCCCCCCCAGTGGCTAGCACTTCTACGACATTATCCCCAGTTTCAAGCACAGTAACATCAAAAGTCCCCCCACCCAAATCATAAACCATGATTTTTTCAGACTCTTTCTTATCAAGCCCATAAGCCAGTGCCGCTGAAGTGGGCTCGTTGATGATACGCAACACATTCAAGCCTGCAATGGTGCCGGCCTCTTTGGTGGCTTTTCTTTGGCTGTCATTAAAATAAGCAGGCACGGTGATCACCGCTTCGCTCACAGATTCACCCAAATAACTCTCTGCGTCCTCTTTGAGTTTCATTAAAATTTTGGCTGAGATTTCTTGGGGAGTGTAAATTTTATCTGCAATTTCCACCGCACAAGCCCCGTTACGATCCACGATTTTATAGGGCAGGCGTTTTTTAGCTTCTTGGGCTTTATCCTCATTGCTCATCAAGCCCATGATTCGTTTGATCGAATAGATTGTTTTCTCTGGGTTGGTAACCGCTTGGCGTTTGGCACTCTCGCCCACTAAGATTTCACCCTTATCAGTGAAAGCCACCACTGAGGGGGTTGTATTTTTACCCTCTTTGTTGGCGATAATCTTTGCCTCATTGCCCTCATAAACCGCCATCGCGGAGTTTGTTGTTCCTAAGTCAATACCAATGACTTTTGCCATTTTTAGATCCTTTGTGTTGAATTTAATTATTTTTAGCGATGCTCACCATCGCAGGGCGCAACAAGCGTTCTTTATACTTGTAGCCTTTTTGGAAAACCTCGACAATCTGCCCCTCTTCTTTGTGATCGGCTTGCACATGCATGATCGCATTGTGCAAGTGGGGATCAAAATCAGAAGCGCACTCCACGCATTCAATGCCATGTTTAGCCAACACCTCATGCATTTTTTGCAAAGTGAGCTCCAAGCCCTCAGAGATGGCACTGCTTCCCTCCTGCTTGGCACTTTGCAAAGCCGCGTGCAAGGTGTCGATCACGGGCAATAAATCTTGGGCGATCTTTTCATAAGCGTATTCTAGTGCCATCGATTTATCTTTTTCTAGGCGTTTTTTGACATTTTCAAAATCCGCATGGGTGCGCAAATACAAATCCTGAGCTTCCTTAAATTTGGCTTGGTAGTCGATCGCAGGTTCTTGTGCAGTTTCTACGGGGCAGGTGTGGGTTTCCTCACAACTTTGATAGTCCGCCTCTTGCTCCACCTGCGAAGCCATGTTTTTTGAATCGTCTTTGTCTTTTAAACCTATATCTTGCATTAGGATACCTTTCTAATAGAATGATAAAAGCCCTCAAAATCCTGTTCAAGTCCACCCACACAAAACATCTTCATCTCTTCATCTTGGGTTTTGATCGGGCGCAACACCCCTAAGAATCCTAAGGGTAATATTTTTTCAAAGTGCAAACCTTGTTCTAAATGTCTAAATAGATTCCCCCCTACAATCTCCAAAAACAACCCCTCTAGTTTTTTAGAGTTGATGGCTTGTAAGAGTTTTGCCAACACACAGAGTCCAAAGTAAAGTTGCTCTTGGTAGCACGCCTCTATCTGTTTGGCTAAACTGGTCGCGCACACAGATAGGGCGATGTTTTGAATGGCCTTACATTCTAGCCCGATAAGGTCTTTGATAAATATTTCTAATTTTTTGTTGTAATGAAGCAACATTTGTGTGCTCTCAAAATCCAAGATTAAGAAACGATCGTTGTGGTTATAGACGGCTTGCAATACCGCTTGTTTATAACGCTCCACCACACTAAAAATCTCATAGCGTTGGCTCGCTTCTTGTAATTTTTGCAAATCCACTTCTAAGGGCGTGCTTAAATCAAGTTTAGCGCGCCAATAACTTTTAAGGGCCCCATTAGTGGGGATACGCCCGCTACTGGTATGGCTTTGGCGCATCGCACCATCATTAGTGAGCATTTTAAAGTAATTGCGGATAGTGGCCGAAGAAATTTGCGTATCTTGCCTCTCTTTGAGCGCTAAACGCAAACTTTCAGAACCCACAGGCGCGTGGCTATCTAAATAGGTTTTAATAAACGCTTCTAAGAGCCACTCTTTTTTAACACCCATGGTTTCCTTTCTTAAAAATTTGGGCGCAGTATAGCATAAATTTTACAAAATTTAGCATTCTTTTTAAAATATTGCTAAAAATATGCCTTTTTTGGGCGTTTAAATCCAAAACTTGATACAAGTTATATCAACTTATATAAGTAATTTTACTAAAAATTCTTACCATAAATAGCAAGTATTAAGGGTGTAAACCTCAATGCAAACCCCCTCCTACTTTTAAAAATCACTTGATGATTTTAGAGATGGCTTTAAAACTAGGGTGTGTGTAGGTGCGCATGGCCTCAAAAGCGACAATTTCACTAGAGAGAATCCTAGCCCCCAAGCTTCTTAGATGATCTAGGGCTAATTGCTTATTGCTCTGATCCCTAGAACTGGTGCAATCGGCTAAAAGTGTGGGGGTAAAGCCCGCTTTTAAAAAATCTTGGGCGGTTTGCAAGACACAAACATGCGCTTCAATGCCCAGTATAAAAAGGGGCGCGCCCTGTGGGATTTTATCTTGCAAAGCCTCATAAGCACTAAAGGCTTGCTTTTGTTCAACACTAAAGGGGTATTTAGCCAGCGCACTTAGAGTTGTGCCCAACTTGTCGGGGTTTTGTTCTGTGGCTAGAATGGGAAATTTTAATTCTTTGGCGATTTCTAAGAATTTGAGACAATTAGTCAAAAGCGCGTCTTTTTGGGACATCACAGGAAAAAGTTTTTCTTGAATGTCAATAAGAATCACATGGGGGGTCATAGCAAGCTCCTTAAAATAAGATAAAGGATTGTAATTGACCTGCATTAAGTGATTGCAAATGGCGGGTAAGCGACACGTGCCAAATAAAGCCCTTGTGGGGGGGCTAAAAGGTGATGATGGCGCGCGCGCGTGGCAATTTGGGCTTTTAAATCCTCTAGGGATAATTTGCCTAAAGAGTGCGCCAAAGCCGCGCTTACCATCAAGCGTACTTGCGCGCGCAAAAAAGAGGGGGCGCGTATTGCTATGACTATGCATGGGTGGTTGTATAGGACGCGCTGATAAACCTTTGTACTATGAATCGTGCGCTGTGTGTGCCGTGTTTCGCGTTTGCAAAAGAATTTAAAATCATGTGTGCCTACAAAGAGATTTAGGGCTTCTTGAATAAGCTTAAGAGGTCCATAGGCACAATGGGCGATAAAACGGCTTAAAAAGGGAGAGGGGGGTATGTTCGTGCATATATAGCGATAGAGTCGCCAAGTGGCGTCAAAGCGCGGATGAAAATCTAGGGGGACTTCTTGTATACCTTTACACAAAATAGGGGCAGGCAGTTTAGGGGGGAGATGTCTTTGCAGGGTTTGTAGGCTTAAAGGCGTGCTAAAAGAAATCACTTGGCAGAGGGCATGCACTCCCCTATCTGTGCGCCCGGCACATAAAATGGGGCTAGAAATCCCTAATTTTAATAGCGCACTCTCAAGCGCGCCCTCTACACTGGGCAAATTGGGCTGTTTGGCATAGCCATAAAAGGCACTCCCATCATAGGCCAAGAGCATTTGAAAACGCCCCATTAGTAAGAACACACCACCTTGTAGCGGTAAAGCCAATAAGAACCCAACATCCACACAATGGGCAGGCTAATTGTGCCCACTAGAGGGAAATCTTGACTGATGATGTGCATGAGCAAAAAATAGATACCCGTAGTAATGAGAACATAGACATAGGAGAGATTCTTAGCATAGCGCGGATTAGCGATCCCAAATAAAGGGATGCAAAATAGGCTGGCTAAAGGGAAAAGGGCGACTAAAATGGCTTGAGTGAAACGGCGTTGTTGGTGCGCATTGGGGTGGGCTCCAAAAGCTTTTCCCCAATACCCTATAAAATCATGCCCATACAAATACGCCGCATCCTTGCGCTCAGAGAGAGCGGGTTTATTTTTTAAAATAAGTTCTTTAAAATGCACTTTGCGCACCTGCCCTTTGGCCGCAAAATACGCATTACCATGGTCTAATTCCAACTCAAAGAGTCCATTTTGATTGCGGATACGCCCCTCTTTGGCGATAATAAAACTCTCTGTGCTCAAGCCACTATGTGAGAAAAGCACCAAATCGCCAAAAACTCCGTTCTGACTCTTGCCCACATATACTAGCCAATCGCCCAGCTTTTGCCCAAATTCCCCCGCTTGGATATTCACATCGACTCGTTCTTTTTTATCGCGCAAAAAGGAGTAATACGCACTCTTGGAGGCGGGCACCAAGATCAAAGAAAACACCAATAAGAGCGCGCTCACTACCAAACAAAGGGGCAAAAACGCGCGCACAATTTGCCTAGGAGCTATACCTAAAGAGAAAAAGACCAAAAGCTCATGGTCGTAGGATAAGCGTGCCAAGCCGATCACACAAGCCCCAAAAAAGGTAATGGGGATGATGAAAAAGAGAGTTCCGGGCAAAAGATAAAAATAAAGTTGCAAAAGGTCTAGCGCACTTAGTTTGACCACAAGTGTTACAGTGGCGATGCTAATGAGCATCACAATGGAGGCAATAAAGAAAAGAACGATAAAAAAAGAGAAAAAGACCTGACCTGCCGCGTTGAGCATGTAGTTTTTAGCGATTTGCACGCCTAAACCCCTCTTTCAACCCCGCTTACAATGGGGACAAAGAGACATTGATCGAGCACACTCTCCACAATCAAAACCCCGTTCTTTTTAACAAAACGGGTGATCTGCTGGCTTTGCTGATTGCCAATGGGCGCGACTAATAACCCCCCCTCTTCTAACTGCGCGCTCAAAGCTTGGGGGATGGCTGGAATACAAGCTGAGAGCAAGATTCGATCGTAGGGGGCGTATTGCTCCCAGCCCTGTTGCCCATCGCCTAATTTGGTGTGGATGTTGGTAACTTTGAGTTTTCTAAAACGCTCTTTGGCTTCTAATAGGAGTTTTTCAATGCGCTCAATGGTGAAAACCCGCCTAAAGAGTTTGGAGAGCACCATCGCTTGATACCCGCTTCCACAGCCGATCTCTAGCACGCTATCCACTTGATAGGGCTGTAAGAATTGCGTCATCTTAGCCACGGTTAAAGGGGAGCTGATAAATTGATCTGCGCCCATGGGAAGAGCGTCTAGGGTATAGGCAAGTTGTTTAGAGGGGACAAATTCTGCGCGGGGGATCGCACAAATTGCCTCTTTAATGGGAGCTTCTAGGGGGAAGTGCTTGGCGATGTCTGCGCACATGTGCGCGTTTTGGATGCGGTGCATCAAAAGCCCTCAAAACTCAAACTGCCCTTAGAGTAATTGCTCACCCTAGCCTCAAAGAAGTTTGAGCGTTGGCTATTAAAGCTAGAGAATTGATCCACCCAGCGCATGGGGTGCTTGGTGTGGTAGATTTTAGGCAAGCCAATAGCATGCAAGCGCGTGTCTGCAAGATATTCGATGTAAGCGCGCAGAGTAACAGGGTTGAGGTCTAAAATCTCGCCTTGAGTGATGACTCTCCCCCAAGTGCTCTCTAAATCCACCGCCTCTTTAAACATCTCTAAAATTTCCTCTACTAGGTCTTTGCTAAAGAGATCGGGGCGTTCTTTCTTAAGAGTATGGATCATGCTCTGAAAGAGGGCTAAGTGTGTAACCTCATCGCGCTGGATAAAGCGAATCATCTGCGCAGAACCTAGCATTTTCCCACTTCTAGCTAGCGCGTAAAAAAAGCTAAAACCGCTATAAAAATAAATGCCCTCTAAGATTTGATTGGCCACAAGGGCTTTGAGCAAATTGCGCTCTGTTTGGGTGTGTGCCAAATCCATATAAACCTGCGCCACGCAGTCATTTTTATTTTTCAATGCCTCATCGGTGCGCCACATTTCATAAATCTCATCGCTATTAGCACTGATACTCTCCACCATTACCGCATAACTATGGCTGTGCAAGGCTTCTTCGTAGGCTTGGCGCACCAAACACAGATTAATTTCTGGGGAAGTGATGAAAGGGTTGATATTATCAATCAAGTTATTAGTCTGCAGGCTATCCATAAAAATAAGCTGGGCTAGGGCGCGATCGTAGCCGATTTTTTCTTGCGTGCTGAGTTTAAGATAGTGGGTTTTATCCCCATGCATGCTCACTTCTTCTGGAAACCATGTATTGTGTAACATCGTTTTCCATATCTTATGCGCCCATTGGTATTTGATCTGGTTGAGATCGAACATGCCTGTAGGGTTGCCTCCAAAAATGCGGCGATCTTTAGCAGGTTCTGCAGATTGAGGATTGTAAATTTTTTTGCGTCCAAGAGACCCATTCGTTTCTTTTTGCATAGCACATCCTAAAAGTTGATTTGGGTTTCCCCGTTATAACATGAGTTAGTTTAAAGCCCCGCGAGTTTTAAAATCTTAGCCGTGAGCGCGCTAATGGGGATATTTTTAAGCTGATCTAGGGCTATTCTTTGCAAATGCGCTTCTTGTAAATCCTGCACGCTTGCTTGATACACCTGTGC
This portion of the Helicobacter felis ATCC 49179 genome encodes:
- the dnaK gene encoding molecular chaperone DnaK, which encodes MAKVIGIDLGTTNSAMAVYEGNEAKIIANKEGKNTTPSVVAFTDKGEILVGESAKRQAVTNPEKTIYSIKRIMGLMSNEDKAQEAKKRLPYKIVDRNGACAVEIADKIYTPQEISAKILMKLKEDAESYLGESVSEAVITVPAYFNDSQRKATKEAGTIAGLNVLRIINEPTSAALAYGLDKKESEKIMVYDLGGGTFDVTVLETGDNVVEVLATGGDAFLGGDDFDNRIIDFIAKEFESENGIDIKKDIMALQRLKEASENAKKELSSAQESEINLPFITADASGPKHLVKKISRAKFESLIDDLIEDTIKKIDSVIQDAGLSRGDIAEVVMVGGSTRIPKVQERVKSFINKELNKSVNPDEVVAVGASIQAGVLKGDVKDVLLLDVIPLSLGIETLGGVMTKVIEKGTTIPAKKAQIFSTAEDNQPAVSILVLQGEREFAKDNKSLGKFDLTGISPQPRGIPQIEVTFDIDANGILTVSAKDKNTGKSQEIRITGSSGLSDSEIEKMVKDAELHKEEDTRRKAVVELKNQAESLAHETKKGLEEHKANLEAGEVEKIQNALSDLEASVKNENATKEEVEGKIKALAEASKKLTEAMMQKEKNPQSAKKDEDVIDAEVE
- a CDS encoding ribonucleotide-diphosphate reductase subunit beta, translated to MQKETNGSLGRKKIYNPQSAEPAKDRRIFGGNPTGMFDLNQIKYQWAHKIWKTMLHNTWFPEEVSMHGDKTHYLKLSTQEKIGYDRALAQLIFMDSLQTNNLIDNINPFITSPEINLCLVRQAYEEALHSHSYAVMVESISANSDEIYEMWRTDEALKNKNDCVAQVYMDLAHTQTERNLLKALVANQILEGIYFYSGFSFFYALARSGKMLGSAQMIRFIQRDEVTHLALFQSMIHTLKKERPDLFSKDLVEEILEMFKEAVDLESTWGRVITQGEILDLNPVTLRAYIEYLADTRLHAIGLPKIYHTKHPMRWVDQFSSFNSQRSNFFEARVSNYSKGSLSFEGF
- the truA gene encoding tRNA pseudouridine(38-40) synthase TruA, encoding MGRFQMLLAYDGSAFYGYAKQPNLPSVEGALESALLKLGISSPILCAGRTDRGVHALCQVISFSTPLSLQTLQRHLPPKLPAPILCKGIQEVPLDFHPRFDATWRLYRYICTNIPPSPFLSRFIAHCAYGPLKLIQEALNLFVGTHDFKFFCKRETRHTQRTIHSTKVYQRVLYNHPCIVIAIRAPSFLRAQVRLMVSAALAHSLGKLSLEDLKAQIATRARHHHLLAPPQGLYLARVAYPPFAIT
- a CDS encoding MBL fold metallo-hydrolase, with amino-acid sequence MFAPLRGGGGELACPKHSWKLDLNTLTYQNGSTKTPIDPTTYTHKNNTLTLYKPSNLHNPFKPTTRGNFSLRYHNHACVSLYGGGLHILTDPWLLGSAFLTGWWHAHPSSEQALQALQEADLIYISHNHPDHLSPQTLELVSKDTLIICANFDSKSTQKGLQNLGFKNVIPLDFKQIYQVSESAQLALLKSGDFRDDSGLYLCLEGHEIILSVDSNFLNQYILPQNLSLLCSAFAGGASGFPLCFENYSHAEQESILKRNLKGAFKGVEDLMQVCRPKAYMPYAGMFKERAQRDKMIAQRNHKHCPKDYENLCNAVQARYLEPRPDTLYSFTSNGTNQQEVPTTLLNLPEPEVEIQKLKETYHYDPIKLIAYLKEANYHDRQIVYFVPTNDDFSQELGAKVVADFSTQSFRTLEPEETMLEAKEGFKIMVLKMRAEILALVVARKLPFEDFSIGFHCRVWRNPNVYESAFWFHFTNVCCEGLGALAN
- a CDS encoding protein-L-isoaspartate(D-aspartate) O-methyltransferase; its protein translation is MHRIQNAHMCADIAKHFPLEAPIKEAICAIPRAEFVPSKQLAYTLDALPMGADQFISSPLTVAKMTQFLQPYQVDSVLEIGCGSGYQAMVLSKLFRRVFTIERIEKLLLEAKERFRKLKVTNIHTKLGDGQQGWEQYAPYDRILLSACIPAIPQALSAQLEEGGLLVAPIGNQQSQQITRFVKKNGVLIVESVLDQCLFVPIVSGVERGV
- the ybeY gene encoding rRNA maturation RNase YbeY, which translates into the protein MPLMAHLGKSGGVELVLVDSERIQELNRDYRGVDKSTDVLSFPIEMPAQNLLGSVVINVECAQMEAQKRGHSLLDELRLLFLHGYLHLLGYDHEKDNGEQRALEEEMIQVFNLPSSLIVRAENL
- the grpE gene encoding nucleotide exchange factor GrpE; the encoded protein is MQDIGLKDKDDSKNMASQVEQEADYQSCEETHTCPVETAQEPAIDYQAKFKEAQDLYLRTHADFENVKKRLEKDKSMALEYAYEKIAQDLLPVIDTLHAALQSAKQEGSSAISEGLELTLQKMHEVLAKHGIECVECASDFDPHLHNAIMHVQADHKEEGQIVEVFQKGYKYKERLLRPAMVSIAKNN
- a CDS encoding HrcA family transcriptional regulator gives rise to the protein MGVKKEWLLEAFIKTYLDSHAPVGSESLRLALKERQDTQISSATIRNYFKMLTNDGAMRQSHTSSGRIPTNGALKSYWRAKLDLSTPLEVDLQKLQEASQRYEIFSVVERYKQAVLQAVYNHNDRFLILDFESTQMLLHYNKKLEIFIKDLIGLECKAIQNIALSVCATSLAKQIEACYQEQLYFGLCVLAKLLQAINSKKLEGLFLEIVGGNLFRHLEQGLHFEKILPLGFLGVLRPIKTQDEEMKMFCVGGLEQDFEGFYHSIRKVS
- a CDS encoding putative periplasmic lipoprotein, which codes for MKSLFVLLPLAFLLAGCGRSSETGDYIRGCQRSGLDYKTCSCLAEKIIGDATEEEFKNEALLRKRAANPDPKILRKCIGKQDAKEMISRALINQNVPKSTAVCLAKKFLKQLSDEEIELLETPSFGPVENQKVEAVQHKILQLAQSGEIESCK
- a CDS encoding isochorismatase family protein, translating into MTPHVILIDIQEKLFPVMSQKDALLTNCLKFLEIAKELKFPILATEQNPDKLGTTLSALAKYPFSVEQKQAFSAYEALQDKIPQGAPLFILGIEAHVCVLQTAQDFLKAGFTPTLLADCTSSRDQSNKQLALDHLRSLGARILSSEIVAFEAMRTYTHPSFKAISKIIK
- a CDS encoding LptF/LptG family permease, translated to MAKNYMLNAAGQVFFSFFIVLFFIASIVMLISIATVTLVVKLSALDLLQLYFYLLPGTLFFIIPITFFGACVIGLARLSYDHELLVFFSLGIAPRQIVRAFLPLCLVVSALLLVFSLILVPASKSAYYSFLRDKKERVDVNIQAGEFGQKLGDWLVYVGKSQNGVFGDLVLFSHSGLSTESFIIAKEGRIRNQNGLFELELDHGNAYFAAKGQVRKVHFKELILKNKPALSERKDAAYLYGHDFIGYWGKAFGAHPNAHQQRRFTQAILVALFPLASLFCIPLFGIANPRYAKNLSYVYVLITTGIYFLLMHIISQDFPLVGTISLPIVWMLGSYWLYRYKVVCSY